In Desulfuromonas acetexigens, the following proteins share a genomic window:
- a CDS encoding RsmE family RNA methyltransferase has product MPRPCVNRGGLESLLRVAVRVAAEREIPLTEGLTTALDCWRARPGEIFTLVDGAGDFHRARLHDDEGRRVLIPFQKFSVPPESPVEIVVYQALPEKERFELVLQKLTEIGVRRIVPYVSRRSATLDERDAAQKKSHRWPEVLRRAAYQCRRGMLPELAPVLDWSEVLAECAESELRLMFYEGAAGWTLKEALRGQRPERIALLVGPEGGFTPEEAAQAQGAGILPVSLGGRILRTETAAIVGAALVQYALGDLG; this is encoded by the coding sequence TTGCCCCGTCCATGCGTTAACCGGGGCGGGTTAGAGAGTCTGTTACGGGTGGCCGTCAGGGTGGCGGCGGAGCGGGAAATCCCTCTTACCGAAGGTCTGACGACGGCGCTGGACTGTTGGCGGGCGCGGCCCGGCGAGATCTTCACCCTGGTCGATGGGGCAGGCGATTTCCATCGCGCCCGATTGCACGACGATGAGGGCCGACGCGTCCTCATTCCTTTCCAGAAGTTTTCCGTCCCCCCTGAAAGTCCTGTGGAAATCGTCGTTTATCAGGCCCTGCCGGAAAAGGAGCGCTTCGAGCTGGTGCTGCAGAAACTCACTGAAATTGGCGTCCGCCGCATCGTCCCCTATGTCTCGCGGCGTTCCGCGACCCTTGACGAGCGCGATGCCGCGCAGAAAAAGTCCCATCGCTGGCCCGAGGTGCTGCGCCGCGCCGCCTATCAGTGCCGCCGGGGAATGCTCCCGGAACTGGCGCCGGTTCTTGACTGGTCCGAAGTACTGGCCGAATGCGCCGAGAGCGAGCTGCGGCTGATGTTTTACGAAGGGGCGGCGGGTTGGACCCTCAAGGAAGCGCTGCGCGGTCAACGGCCGGAACGTATTGCACTGCTGGTCGGTCCTGAGGGGGGCTTCACTCCCGAAGAGGCCGCCCAGGCGCAAGGGGCGGGGATTTTGCCGGTGAGTCTCGGCGGGCGGATCCTACGCACGGAGACGGCGGCCATCGTCGGCGCGGCCCTCGTCCAATACGCCCTGGGAGATTTGGGATGA
- a CDS encoding DNA polymerase III subunit chi: MPKVEFVKLKKPEKALHLCELAEEFFTSGERVLIMVQDDNQAVTLDRFMWTWKKGSFLPHAFDNGAVDCLDEPVVITVEEHNPNGARVLIMGNPASFQFVRQFERIIDFAEVHDDDLAEAARRRFARFREAGFAPSMR, encoded by the coding sequence CCCTGCATCTGTGTGAGTTGGCCGAGGAGTTCTTCACTTCCGGGGAGCGGGTGCTGATTATGGTGCAGGACGACAACCAGGCGGTGACCCTCGACCGTTTCATGTGGACCTGGAAAAAGGGTTCTTTTCTTCCCCACGCCTTCGACAACGGCGCCGTCGACTGCCTCGACGAGCCGGTGGTGATCACCGTCGAGGAGCACAATCCCAACGGCGCGCGGGTGCTGATCATGGGCAATCCCGCTTCCTTTCAATTCGTCCGGCAGTTCGAGCGGATCATCGATTTCGCCGAAGTTCACGACGATGATCTGGCGGAGGCGGCCCGCCGTCGATTCGCCCGTTTCCGGGAGGCCGGCTTTGCCCCGTCCATGCGTTAA